GGGGAATCAGTATAGGCAAATGAGCTTTGAAGGTAGCTAGGGATACAACCAAACAGAGGTGAATGGGTGACAGCCTGAGCAAAGACATGGATGGAGACAGGAAATGAAAACAGTTGTGAACTCCTCTAAGGTAAAAAATATCTCTTCTCCACCTTGTGTCATCTCCATAGCACTGAGCAAAGTACTGGACATTGTCATTGTTTggtcttcatttttgaagaccaatgacatctcaATGTTGGCTATGGTGTGTTCAGCTGTTCAAGCTCAAAAGGTATTACCACAGATTGGGCATAAGTGGTCGATTGGAACATTTATAGTGGAAGTAGCTCTGGATTTGCCCAGCTCATGCTTCCTTTGTGCTTCTACAATTCTATTTTGCTCATGGAATAcggcaccttctttgatgtgggcacaccactCTGGGTGGTCCTGCGCTAGTATTAACTGTCTCTCACCATCAAtattaaagttcttcagaaataccttgagagtgtccttgtaccacttcttctgaccactataTGAGCACTTACCTTGGGTGAGTTCTCTGTCTCTTGGGTAAGCATGCATTTGGAATTTGAACTATGAAGCCAgaccattggagttgcactctacagtagtctgaatgcttggcagttcatctTGAGAGAGGACCTCAGTACACAGTACCTTATATTGCTAACTTCAGGATCTTTcttagacaattcaaatggaagcagttcagtCTTCTggcaggtttcacaggcatacaacaacgtAATCAGCACAATGGTACTGTAGACCATCAGTCTGGCATGcagccttctctttcttctcttctccactttctttcagagcctccaaaacactgagttagctctggcaatgtgtgcatcaacctcatcatctatgtggacaggTCTGGAGACCACACTGCCAAGGTAAGGACACTTATCtaaagcattcaaaatttctccatttactgtgaccagtggttccacatatggatggtacggtgctggctggtggaggaCCTCTGTTTCTGTAGTGTAGATTGTctggccaaaattagcacaagcagcagaaaaaTTGATCTTACTCTGTTGCATTTCAGTCTCAGAGGCTGAATTGAGGTATTGGACATGTCTAGTATACTGTGGAACATATTAATTGTTTGGGGTGATATCATTTCCCGAAGCAGGCACTGCGGGAAACTCAGTGAATAAACCAATTGTTAGTTTGGGGATCCCTTGGAAAATTAGCAGGTTTTAACATAGTTTGATTCTGAGCTCTCAGACTCtgtcctctttttcccttctttctttccttccaccaATCTTGACATTTTCTCTTTCCAGGAATCTTGATTCTTCTTCGTTTGCTCTGAAGTCCCCCATGCCCTCATCCTTGTTCTGAAGAAAGGGTGCACTTCTGCCAAAATGTGAATGTTAAGTCATTGCATCTACCAGTGGGTTATGTATATGGGGTATATGCCTGACTACCCTAGAGAAGCAGCATGGAATGGTGGATGGAGAGCCggtatctaaaccaggaagacctgagttccagttccTCCTTTGACACACTggttgtatgattctgggcaaatcacttaacttgtcagTCAGTGTCCTAGatatctaagactataaatgtCATAGTTCTGACCTGAATTGGGAGAGGAACTTTCCTTACCTATGAGTCTCCTATATCAATGAAAGCATAGTCTCTTTGCCTATCACTTCTATGGAAAAATACTGTCCCTTCTTAACAAAGTATCAGGTATCAGCCAAAAGGTAGAGTAAACACTTGGGGCCAGAAAGTCCttcctttcctgatttctgtAATCATACAAGGCAAGTAACCCCCTACCCCCAGCTACACACCCCAGGCAGTTCTGCTTCCCAATTATTTCTgacatcatcgtcatcatcaccaccaccaccaccaccaccaccacagcaacaacagcaatagctagcatttatatagtgcctactgtatgccagagactgcaaagccctttacaaatattacctcattttatctttgcgacaaccctgggaggtaggtgttattaaacccattttatagttgaggaaattgagaacatCATGTGgagggggaataagcatttatatagtacctactgtgtgccagacattgtgctaaggacttcacaaatctcatttgatcctcagaacaacgctgggaggtaggtgctgttattatctccatttcacagatgacgaaactaaggcaaatagaagctatgtgacttgcccagggttctgGCCATCTCTTGGTTAGAACACTTCTGCTGCTGGCACAGAGCCTCCCTTGGTCTGGTTCTAccattgtggaaaaaaaatcttactttccCTGTCTCTTTCCTTAGGTTTCTTATTTGGCTATGTTTGTGTTGGATATGAAGACCTGTTCTGCCAGGTCTGCTGGAGCTGTTCCACAGACCTAAAGTATGGAGGCCACTAAATAATGACAAAAAGACATCATGCCATCAGAGCTCTTTCCAATGTGTGTCATGAGAGTCACAAGCTTTGAGGGCTGGAAGACAACAGGAGACCATGAAGTCTTGCCCCCGTCCTCAGACTCAGGCTCTGCTTCCTACGGTACAAGAGCAAAAGGTGGTATGCCAGACTAAAGTCATGGCCAGATGGTAAAAGGGCCCAAGGTCTGTCTTTGCCTGTGGTTTTAGGAAATGAGGCAGTCACCTccaggggttggggaagggtaCAGTCCCTCTCTTCATGCTTCAGACCCTCTCTATCCCTCAATTCACTCTTGCTTCTGCAGTGTGGGCCTTATCTTCTTATAGCCCTTGTAACTCTACAAGGCACATTTACagatactgtctcatttgagacacacaatagccctgtgagaaGGAGGCAGGATGGGAATTAACAACCCCATTCCATAGAccaggaaattgaagctcagaggagGGAAATACCTAGCCCCAGGTCACAGAGCCAAGTTCATGGAAGTCAGAACTGGGACTCTGGTGGTCAAGTTTCTAGtcctatgttctttccactacaccacactatcTTTCGTGTAAACTGAAAGAGGGTTTATGCCATATCTGGTACATCTCTGGACACCCTCATCGCCACTGGCAAGAGGTGCCTCTCTCTTTGGAAAGCTCCTGATAAAAAGGCCATCTTGTCTATGATGCCTCCTAGATTGATCTCTTTAAACAGAAGTGATTTCCTCCTCTGACTCCTTTAAACTATATTTGAATCTCTCTTGTGGTCATTAATCACATCCTACCTTCtactatatctatacatacacatactatatatgatatatatacatgcatatatattatatatatatactcccatatatgtgtgtagggtatatatgtgtgtatgtatgtatgtgtatgtgttcacacatacatgcatgcatacacacatatacaatatccTCCCTATTGAAttgcaaactctttgagggcaggagcatGTCTCACCCATCTGTGTCCACCACAATGACAAACAGAGAACtttgcacatagtgggtactcaataaatgtttatataatgGTCAACTTAGTCATTCTTAGGACTTTGGAGTTTCTCTCTAAAGTTATGTCTCCTACCCCTCACACATTTTAGTCTGGAGTTTTTTATGGCTTTACAGTTTATCCTGGTTGGCAAGGGGAGTCAGTCactagggagagaggaggggaaggttgGCAAAGGAGACTCTCAGGCTCCCTTCACTCTATGTCTTCCATAATCTCCATAATCAGTGTCCGTGGCCCCGTCACAATAAGGTTGCTGACCGTCGGGTAGTCCAGATGTAGCACCGAAATGCCATTCACTGAGATCACAAACTGGCATACCTGGATTGGAGAGAAAGAGGACTTAAGGCACACTGAAATGGGGGGAAATGGACCATGATATCTATGGAAACAGTCAGGTCTTAGCATCAAAGGCATCTTACTCTTCTGGTGTGTATCCCTGGAGTATTTGCTAAGGCCAGACCAGGTCTGCAGGGAGAAGGGATCATGTCTGTTCATTTGGTTTAAATGTGATGTGACGAAGGCCTTGGCTCCAAAACCATCCCATTTAAACCTCTTCACTCAGTGACTGCTTCCTCTCCTATGAGACAGTCTTTCAGCTCAGATATATTGCACTGAGACAAGAGATCTATATACCTTCTCTCCCAGAAAGTTCATTCTCCCCTACAGGATCTTGGGCCACGTGCTCAGCAGAATCCTGGGAAAGATTTGGGATGACCCTCCCATGTGGACCCTTTCCCAGAGTCAAGGATTAACAGGGCATACCTGTTTTTAAAGGAGGAAGGACTTTAGGTCACAGACCCCTTAGGTCAAGGACCCTGGTGTTATCATTTCTAGTCCTATGTCCTTTCCACTATGAAATGCTGTCTTTCATGCGGTAGGTACTTAGGCTCGACCTACCAGGAATGGGGCCAGTTGGCCCAGTTGGAAAAGGTGGGATTCCATCTTACTTCCACCTAATCCCAAGAAGTCAATGTTTTAAGGTATTTTTAgtctaatctttttttctcttatattgaACCGGTAGTCAGTTGGTCTAAAAGGCAATTTGTCTTCTTGCATCTGGTTAAGCATGTTGTACTTTCAAGCATTTTCTGTCTCtgctttgttttcacttttttttcattttcttcctcttaactATGAAAAtactttggagagaaaaaaagagaagagagaagggaagaagagagaagaaggaatatgataggaggggagggaaagagatagggaatggaaggaaaaagaagggaggggaaaggaaaatagaagatttgagagaagagagggaagagagaagagaagggaagaggagagaaaggaagggaaaagaggagaggaaaagggaaaagactaGAAAGTCACTCCATGACTCCTAGCTTTTCCTTGGGGCACCCCAGCCTGTGGGAGCATTTGACTCAATTACTGCCATGAATGGCTTTGATAATGGCCAGTAAACTACACACAAGTACAATCCCAAGTTCACAGTACTCATCCCTCAACTCAACCTCTCAAGGGTCATGGGACAAGATTACAGGAAAACAAATGCATAGGAAAAAGCTCAAGTCTCCCCCCAAGGACCCTTCCTTGGTGTACCTTCATGCCTGCAGCAGCAGCTGGGCCTCCAGGATCCACAGCCTGTATGTGACAGGGTCTTCCTCCTCGGACTACAAACCCCCAACCCACAGCATCCCCTACGATCTGGAAGAAGGCAAAAGATTATTGTGGTACAGTGGTGCAACTGAAAGAGGGCTcgatttggaatcaaagggcctgggttcaaatcatgattTTACCACTTATCATCTTATCTGATagatctcaggcaagtcattttacctcattaggcctgtttcttcatctgcaaaacaagaagcttggaccagatggtctctaatgACCTCTAACAGTCTAAATTTTtggttctggggcagctaggtggtacagtgaatagagcacccaccctggcgtcaggaggacctgagttcaaacccgacctcagtcacttgacacacttaatagctgtgtgaccttggccaagtcacttaaccccaattgccttgccttctcccgttctcttggttcctggaggcTGACCTCATCctggtcccatcaagctcctccttagactcctcctcaagaccttccctaaacccctcctctacccagaccacccctcaattcctcccacaacctttgtgtatataagtctcatcttgctgccatgaaggtgctcagattcaatctagctcagtagattgaatctgacccgcttgtgaaaacaggcgtcacaaagggtgggatttcttaagacaacccaatatggcaaacccttaataaacttcgtctttttccttggaaaaaaaataaataaatttgtttctGCGACTATGATGCATTATTAAGGAGCTACCAGCCTCAAAGTCATTGTGTTAGATCAGTGTCAGGATGTTAGGCCCCATTACCCAAAATATGAAGAGGAAAAGCAAGACTAGAAAAGTGAAGCAGAatcaagaggaaggagaaagataaagaaaggaaaggttAATGTTCCTCTACTGGATCGTGGATCTCATCCCTTTCCAACTGGTCTGCAAGCTCCCCAAGGGCAAAGACCATCTCTGTTCTTGCTCTCTGCCCTGCAGTGCTTAGCCTGAGCTTTGGCACACAGAATTATGGAATCTAAGGACCAAAAGTGACCTCTGAGGCCTTCTAGTCAAAAATTCTTCCTAAAACAAATCCAGCAGCTTGTGATCCAGCCCCTGCTCAAAGATCTCAGTGAGGGGGGATCACTACTTTCTGtggcttccttttcctttagTACAACTCTAATAGGAAGTGTTttcttaaatatattattatttttttcttaaacatgATTTTACTTACTATCTAGCCTAAATCTGCCTGTCTGCAACTTCCACCTAATACTCCTAGTTCTGTCCTACAGAACTAAGCAAAACAAGCCTTATTCCTTCTAcctgatagcccttcaaatacttgaagatgactACAGTGTCTTCCCTAAGTTTTAAAGAGGCCtactcactgaatgggtgttacctcactctaagtgagtatgtgaaaaggccttagcccaaaagggtcagggtctcccaatgtatcctgggtcatctccagtcatcctaatgaatatctggtcactggacccagatggctctggaggagaaagtgaggctggtgaccttgcacagccctccctcactcgaatcaaggtcaactgcaagtcatttcgtcatttccctgatgtcatggtcctctttgagaatgaaggacaaatacaatcTTCTCCTGGTCGAGTACCTTTGGTTCCTTCAGTTGATCCTTGTATGGTCTGTTTTCTAGTCCCTTCATTATCTTGattgccctcttctggacactTTGCAAGTTATTTATGTCTTTCCTAAAAAGtggcacccagaattgaacataGTACTCTAGCTATGGGTGACCAGGGTAAAGAATATCAgaactattctctctcttttctggatATGATCATTCTCTTAATACAGTCTAAAATAGCATAGGCTTTTTGGCTGCTATGTTGAACTGTTGACTTGTACTGAGTTTGTCttccactaaaaccctcagatcttttttgaagatctttttcaaaaacaaaaaactattgCCTAGCCACGCCTTCCTCACCCTAAATTTGTGAAGTTTGTATTTTGAACCCAAGGTTGGAAGCTTATAGTCATCCCtatcaaattttatctcatttcacTCTGCTCCTCCTTCTAGCCTATCAGAGTCTTTAGTTAGCCATCTCCCCAAGCTTCGCACATCTTCAAATACTGTGACAAACATACCATCAATGCCTTCATCCAAGGAATTGACAAAGATCTTGATCAGCACAGAGCTCAGGACAAGTAATATGAAATTCACATTTGTATAGCAatttctttacaacaactcttTGAAGGAGGTAGCACAAGCTATTTATTACCCTTctgtggatgaggaaaccaaggtttagataagctaagtgacttatcctTTGTCCTACTGCTAATAAGTATGAAAAGTAGAATTTCAATTCAGGACTGCTAACTCCAGCTCCAGCACCTGATCTACCATGTAATATTCCCTTGAACCTACTGGCTATATCCCTCCCAGAGTTGACCTCAATACAGGGGAAGTCAACGACTTGTTCAATCAAATTGACCTACGTTATAAAGATGtaaaattttagaactgaaatTGAGCACCGAGATCAATCATCAAATCCAActccttcgttttacagatgaagaaacatgagttctagagaaaggaaaatgacttcctcaaggtcacatggtggATGGTCGAGACTGGAGCCTAGTTTTCCTTcgattcaatgttctttccattacattgttCAGCTTCCTACTTGCCTGTGACAAAGTGAGGGGAAGTTTAAAAAAGGTAAGGCTAGCAGGGCAGGTAGAGAAGGGAGAGTGAGTAGAGAGCCCACAAAGAGTCATTCTAGGTTCTCCCTTAACTTCCTGCCCTTCAGGGCTTCATGGACACATACTGAAATCTAACACTGGGAAATCTAGTTTTTGTGCATCAACATTGGCAGCTGATGGGGGGAAATGATTCGGGAAGGGGTTGTTATTCCCCCCCAAGAAGACCCCCTCCCTACAatgacttttttccctctttacaCCAACCCATCCATAGCATGACTGCCCCCAGACTACTACCTCTAGAGTTCCCTTTCCATGGTTCTCCTGTCCTAGGACTTATTTCTATCCCCAATAACCACTAAGGCATTGGCCAGATTTCCTCCCAGACAGACCACCCCCTCTCCCAGCATGATTGCATCCATGATTAGCCCATCTTCTGCAACTTAACTTTCCCAATAAAATTTTCTCCAGGTGCCAGGATTTCTAGTTACAACTGTCCACTTACTGTTAGAGTCTTCTTCACATAGGGGGCTCCTGGGGACAATAGCTCCTCAATGGTTACCTGTCTCTTCAGCACTGATGTAGAAAAAGGGGTCATTTAGTTAGAGTTCAAGAAGgcccacagaaagaaaaaaggaatgaccCCACTCTTTTACCCCAGTGAAGCCCACCAACCCTGGTCATCCTTTAAATTTATCCTCAACTTTTCTCTCAGATAGGGGAGATACTCCCTTATTGTACTAAGAAAGTGGCCTGTCTTTGGGATGGACAAATGGATACTCAACCTATTACAGCCAGGCACCCATGAAGACCTGGGAAAGGAACCCTGACCCAAAGACCCAGAGATTTGCATTTTAAGGAAAAGAGCCACAAATTTTGGCAAAGCCCATGCCTATATAGAACCTCCAATTTTGGCATATGCAatgtgtcattcattcattcactcatgcaCAATGTGCCAGGTTCCTCTGGGTGATAGAGAGAAGGATAAAACATAGTCCCTGACAACAGAGCACTCTATACATAATAGTCTGTAATTGGACATTTTTACGAGCATGTGTATagcatgtgagtgtgtatgtatgtctgcatTTGAGAGTCTGTGATATTAGTGTTTGTTTATCTGTTTATCACTGTGTCTGTGTGACTGCGTAGGTTAGCCAAGATCATATCTGCCTCAACCCACTTACAGCATCTGATACCACCAGGTTATTGGACAATACCTCTCAGCTCCAGACCTGGAACTCTGCCTCTCTAGTCACACCACCTAGTGGTGCTTTGAAAAACTAAGTCCTTGATGGGTGGTACTTGGGAAATCCCCCTTCAAAGAGTCCTCGAGAGAAGGTCAGCAGGTGGAGTTTGTGttcaacttgcccaagatcacacagcaagtgggtgaaagacaaagaaatagaTCTCAACCTTCTGATGTGGATTTCAGGGCTCTTTCTCCTATACCACGCCACTGAATTGCTGAGTGATATAGACCAAGAGATGGACAGAGAGCCTTACCTGACTTGGGGTTGCACTCAGAGCCTGGTGGGAGCCCCAGAAGAGGTGGACTGTTATAGAAGGGGCCAGCTCCCCCTGCTAGGCTGGTGACACTGCTTCTCCTGACAGCCGAGACCACTTTGATTTCCTTGTTAGGCtgaactgaaagggaaaaaaaataaggccTTGGTTTGGGAGGGTGTTAGAAGAAAGCCTGCCTACTCCCACCAGGGCACAGCCTAGGTCCCATTTTTCACTGAGACATGTACCCTGACAATAGACCAATCCAAAACTTTCTCTGGATGAGATAGCTACACCTGGCAGCAGGGGTTAGGGGTAGAGGATTCCTGGGTATTTTCATATCGAATAAATGACAGAATCATAGATAATCCAAAACTTCATTGGCTTCTATACAATATGTACAGTACTCATGctcaaatacatataaaaaaacATTGCCTCTCTGCCTATCTCTGAGACCTGTGTGGCATGGCCCTATTTTCAGAAGCCTGGATCTCAGCTAGATAATGAAAAGATAAGGCCATTTTAGAGAATTGAGAACTGGTACCAATGTGCCAATTAATATCCGTCCCCTGAGAGTGGATGCCCCTGACCAAGTTACCTGAGAGGAAGCTGGTATTGCCCTGGTCAGGGTTGAGCTTTCGAAGACAGAAGGGGCTATCAGGGCTCTCAGGGACAGCTCGGATGTTGTCAGTCAGAAGCTCCGTCAGCCGCCGCCGCCTACGGAAGTTGATCCGGAACTGGTAGAGGATATTGCTGTCAAAGAAGTGGTGCTTGGTAGAGACTgggcagagagaggggagaggtcaGCAAGGCTGGAGAAGTCCCTGCCtcaccctccctcttccctttcagacTAAGCCTCTTCCGTGGCCCTCTGAACTGAGCATTGGAGAGTCTCCTGCTTCCAAAACATTTCCTCCAACAACCAAACAGCTCTGCTCATTTGTGAAGGAGTCTTTCCCCTGagtgctgcacttggagtcaggaagatagtttaaattccacctcagactTATTGGCTATGTGGACTTGGGTAAGCCACTAaacacctctatttgcctcagttacctcaactgtaaaatgaggaagtaggaCTCAATGGCCTGAaaaattccttccatttttatatttatcatcCTATGCTTGACCTAGAATGCTACTTCCTGCTCTCATTGGCAgcccccttctctgaactcctaaAATTCTTATCACTGGTTTCTCATACAACGAGCCCTAGATCACAAACTCTCCTGTCTTGTCCTGTTCCATGTGTAAAAGCTTGGTCTTCCCAGACAGAaagagctccctgaaggcaagatTTAGGGCTTTTCCTTTGCCTATTTACACAATGGCATAACAGAAGATAGAACTGGCCCTACAAGAGCCAGCAATAAAGACTTACTAAAGGATTCATTGTTTTCTggtgcctgaaattccaccattagtgTGGCATTCCTTGAGAATATTCATTaaaactcttttaaaatatagaagCCATCCCATGTTGTATGGGAATCAGAGTGAGGGCACAGGGCAAGGAAGCTATACTTCCCTGACTTTAAGTTGCTCCAAACTGCCCCTCCACACCAATCTCCTTGTACcttatcctctcctccccctcaccaTGTTGAATGATCCCATGTTCCAGAAGAGTCCGACACAGCTCCACAGCCTCCTTCCTGCTGGCTGCCTCTCCCTCCTGAGTGAGCCAGTCCACCATCTCACAGCCCAGGAAAGCTCGCTGGTACCTGACAGACTTTTCCTCCCGCACTTTAAGGATTGAGTCATCTGCACTCACCAACCTAGGGAGAGAGGACAAATTGGAATGAGGATATCTCCCACCTTGTATCCCCCATTCCCTCCTTAATAATCCTTCTTATAGTACTTTGTAATATATATGATGCTTTAAAATCCATTAGTTCCCTGGACTTCTATGACATCCTTGGAAGGGGTCATGGCAGCAGgtattcaaatcctgattctacaGAAGAGGGGGAGTGATTGGTGTTCAAAGCCACACAGCAAATTTGTGGTGGAGCCAGAATCAGAGCTCAGGGAAGGTCATGTGTTAAAAGCAAAAAGATGAGGAGTCTGTTGACTCAGACTCCAGTTTCAGCTCTGCTACTAAATTATGTGACTGAGGAATATGattctcagtttctctgtctataaaataggaatgataatgcATGCCCCATCCAACtcacagagttgttctgaggagGAAATGTTATTAATGTCTGTGAAAAAATACAAAGGCCTTTGCAAATGTGTGGAATGtcactggtttttgttttggtcctctgtgtgtgtgtgtgtgtgtgtgtgtgtacatgcacgtgtgagtgtgtgcatgtgtttccAGCTGGACAGAAAAAAGTAGGAGGACGCTCTGTCACACGTTCTGGTGAGTACTATAGGGCCAGGACCTAGGTGCCTCATTGAAGAAGGTTCAGTCCCATTGGTCCAGGTTAGGACTCTCTCCCAGTCCTGAGAAGGTATAGGTACCTTAGGTCACTTGCCTCCAGGACCAGGTCACCAGAGGGGGCTGATCTTTAGCATCCCCAGGAGAGTCATGGAGCAAAGTTAATTATAGCTGCCTGCATTCTTAGAGATGGTCAGCAGAGG
This region of Trichosurus vulpecula isolate mTriVul1 chromosome 3, mTriVul1.pri, whole genome shotgun sequence genomic DNA includes:
- the LOC118840908 gene encoding DEP domain-containing mTOR-interacting protein-like, coding for MEGEPSSLRKKAAERQHRAEVMLAGEQLRLRLHDGKLIKDRRYHLRTYPNCFVAKELTDWLIDHKEAPDRETGIRLMQKLMDHYIIHHVCDEHSDYKDAKLLYRFRKDDGTFPLNKDVKVFLRGQSLYEALVSADDSILKVREEKSVRYQRAFLGCEMVDWLTQEGEAASRKEAVELCRTLLEHGIIQHVSTKHHFFDSNILYQFRINFRRRRRLTELLTDNIRAVPESPDSPFCLRKLNPDQGNTSFLSVQPNKEIKVVSAVRRSSVTSLAGGAGPFYNSPPLLGLPPGSECNPKSVLKRQVTIEELLSPGAPYVKKTLTIVGDAVGWGFVVRGGRPCHIQAVDPGGPAAAAGMKVCQFVISVNGISVLHLDYPTVSNLIVTGPRTLIMEIMEDIE